The DNA segment TCACCCGCAGAGATCAACTTGCGCGCCGGGGACTACGTCAACATGGGTCTCGCGCGACGGTTCGGCCTGCCGGTGGTCCTGGTCGGCGACATCGACCGCGGCGGCGTGCTCGCGGCCCTCTATGGCACCTGGGCGCTGCTCGACGAGGACGACCGCCGGCTGCTGTCGGCGTTCGTGATCAACAAGTTCCGGGGCGACGAGTCGGTCCTGCGCCCGGGCCTCGACGAGATCGCTCGACGTACCTCGATCCCCTGTGCCGGAGTCGTTCCGTGGCTCGACGAGGTGTGGATCGACTCCGAGGATGCGCTGTCGACCGGGCGGTGGGGACGCATCCAGGAGGACGGCGCGCTGCGGGTCGCGGTGGTACGTCTACCGCGCACCTCGAACGCCACCGACGTCGACGCGCTCGCCGCCGAACCCGGTGTGCGCGTCGTCGTGACCGTCGACCCGGAGGTGTGCGCGGAGGCCGATCTGCTGGTCATCCCGGGGTCGAGGGCGACGGTCAGTGACCTGCAATGGCTGCGTGACAAGGGAATCGCGGACGTCGTACGCAACCGCGCAGCCGTTGGCCAGCCGGTGCTGGGCATCTGCGGCGGCTACCAGATGATGGTCGAGACGATCGACGACACCCACGAGAGCCGCGTGGGCGTCGTCCCGGCGCTCGGCGTGCTGCCGGGATCGGTGACGTTCTCGGCAGACAAGACGCTCGGTCGTCCTTCGGGCACCTGGCGCGACGAGCAGGTCGAGGGGTACGAGATCCACCACGGCGTCGTCGACGACGACGGCTCGTTCCCCGGCGGCGCCGCCCGCGGCTCGACGTACGGCACCATCTGGCACGGGATCCTCGAGTGCGACGGGTTCCGCCGCGCATGGTTGCAGGAGGTGGCCGCCGCGAGCGGGTCGCCGTGGACGCCGTCCGCCGACGCCGAGCCGTTCACCGTCCGACGTGAGCGGATGCTGGACACGCTCGCGGACGAGGTGAGCCGGCACGTCGATCTCGAGCTCCTGCTGCGGCTGGCGAAGGAATCCGGATGACGCGCAAGATCCGCATCATCGGCGTCGGGCTCGGCGCACCCCGGCACGTGACCGGCGAGGCCGTCGAGGCGATGAACGAGGTCGACGTGTTCCTGGTGCCCGACAAGGGCGAGCGCAAGTCCGAGCTGCTGGACCTGCGGCGGGCGCTGTGCGCCGAGCTCATCGAGAACGACCGGTGGCAGCTGCGGACGATCGCCGATCCCGAGCGCGGCCCGGACTCGGAGCGCGATGCGAGGCAGTACCGCGAGGGCGTCGCCGCCTGGCACGCGGCGCGGGTGTCGGCGTACGTCGACGTGATCAAGGCGCTGCCGCCCGGCGCGACCGTCGGGTTCCTCGTCTGGGGTGACCCGGCGTTCTACGACAGCACGATCCGGATGGTCGACCGGATCGCCGAGCGCATCGACGTCGAGATGCGCGTCATCGCCGGCATCTCGGCGATCCAGGTTCTGGCGGCCGAGCATCGGATACCGCTGAACGCGATCGGCGGCCCGGTGCACATCACCACCGGTCGGGCGCTGATCGAGCAGTGGCGGCGCGACCTCGGGACCGTGGTGGTCATGCTGGACGGCCATCTGCGCTGCCGCGAGCTGGTGGCCGAGCATCCCGATCTGCAGATCTACTGGGGCGCCTGCGTGGGGATGCCGCAGCAGGCGCTCGTCGCCGGCCGCCTCGGCGACGTCATCGACGAGATCACACGGGTACGCCGCCGGGTGCGCGACGACCTCGGTTGGGTGATGGACGTCTACGCCCTCGTCCCGCCCGAGTAGAGCAGCTTCTCGTAGTGCTCCGCCGAATAGTACGCATCGACCTCGGTCGGATCGTCGCCGCGGCGCCACAGCAGCTTCGCCAGCTCGGCATACGACGGGACCGCGTCCGGGTCCCACGTCTGCGGCTTCCATGTCTTCGACCTCATGAATGCCTTCGGGCAGTGGAAGAACACTTCTTCGACACGCATCATCAGCGCGAGCGGAGGACGGTGACCGCGAATCTCCAGATCATCGAAGAAGTCGCCGTTGGTGACGATGCGCACCTCACCGTTCACCCGTAGGGTGTCGGGCCGGCCCGGTATGACGAACAGCAACCCGGCGTACGGGTTCTCCAGGATGTTGTGGAAGCCATCCATGCGGTTGTTGCCGCCACGCTCGGGGACGACGAGGGTCGTGGGGTCCAGCACCTTGACGAACCCCGGCGGGTCGCCCTTGGGCGAGCTGTCGCAGCGTCCGTCGGACGTCGAGGTCGACACGATCACGAGCGGCGACGCGCCGATGAACGCCACGTGCACGCCGTCGAGCCGATCGAGCACCTTGTCGCGCACCGCGGGATCCGGGACGCCGTAGGTCTCGAGGGTCTGCCGGTCCTCGACGAGGGGGAGGTCGTCCCAGGGTTTGGCCATGCGCTCAAACGTACTACGGCAGCGCCGGAGCTATGCCGCCACGGTGAGGACGACGAGGGCGACGGACAGCGCGATCTCGATGCCGGCGCCGAGGACGTCGCCGGTGATGCCGCCGATCTGCCGCCGCGCCATGGCGACGAGGCATCCGGTCGCCGCGATCATCGCCAGCACGCCGGCAGCGCCCCACCACCAGGGCAGCCCTGCGGCCGCGGCCGCGGCCGACAGCACGCCTCCCCAGACGACCCCGCCGGCCAGCGCCGCGGGAAGCGGCACGCTCGCGGCGACGACCGCGCCCAGGCCCGAGCCGCGCGCGGCCGGTACCGAGCGCAGGCACAGCACGGTCGCGGCGTACCGCGACACGCAGACCGCCACCCCGACCAGCAACGGCGCCCACGGGACGGTCGCGAGAGCGGCGACGGATCCCGCCTGCACCAGCAGCGAGAGCACCATGGCGGCGACTCCCATCGGACCCACATCGCCGCTGCGCATGATCTCCAGCGCACGCTCCCTCGTCCAGCCGCCGCCGAAGCCGTCGACGGTGTCGGCGAGCCCGTCGAGGTGCATCGCCCGGGTGGACGCCGCGACGGCCGCGACGCACAGTGCGGCGCCGACCAGCGGCGGAACGCCGATCAGCGTGGCCAGCCACAGGACCGCGGCGGCGGCCACGCCGACGGGCAGCGCGCCCACCGGTGCCAGCAGCATCGCCACGCGTCCCGCCCCAGCGGGCAGCGGGCGGATCTCGCCGACCGGCACGACCGTCAGCGTGCCGACGGCCAGCCGCAGCCCGGCGGCGACGGAACCGGCGTGGGGCATGCCGTCAGCCTAGGACGTCGGCCAGCAACGCCATCTCGCGCAGCATCAGCACGCTCGACCGGACGAGCGGCAGGGCGGCCACCGCGCCGCTGCCCTCACCCAGCCGCATGCCCAGGTCGACGAGCGGCTCAAGGCCGAGCGCCTTCAGCGCGAGGGTGAGCGCCGGCTCGGTCGAGCGATGCCCGGCGATCAGCC comes from the Cumulibacter manganitolerans genome and includes:
- the cobF gene encoding precorrin-6A synthase (deacetylating), which codes for MTRKIRIIGVGLGAPRHVTGEAVEAMNEVDVFLVPDKGERKSELLDLRRALCAELIENDRWQLRTIADPERGPDSERDARQYREGVAAWHAARVSAYVDVIKALPPGATVGFLVWGDPAFYDSTIRMVDRIAERIDVEMRVIAGISAIQVLAAEHRIPLNAIGGPVHITTGRALIEQWRRDLGTVVVMLDGHLRCRELVAEHPDLQIYWGACVGMPQQALVAGRLGDVIDEITRVRRRVRDDLGWVMDVYALVPPE
- a CDS encoding adenosylcobinamide-GDP ribazoletransferase; the encoded protein is MPHAGSVAAGLRLAVGTLTVVPVGEIRPLPAGAGRVAMLLAPVGALPVGVAAAAVLWLATLIGVPPLVGAALCVAAVAASTRAMHLDGLADTVDGFGGGWTRERALEIMRSGDVGPMGVAAMVLSLLVQAGSVAALATVPWAPLLVGVAVCVSRYAATVLCLRSVPAARGSGLGAVVAASVPLPAALAGGVVWGGVLSAAAAAAGLPWWWGAAGVLAMIAATGCLVAMARRQIGGITGDVLGAGIEIALSVALVVLTVAA
- a CDS encoding MSMEG_1061 family FMN-dependent PPOX-type flavoprotein, encoding MAKPWDDLPLVEDRQTLETYGVPDPAVRDKVLDRLDGVHVAFIGASPLVIVSTSTSDGRCDSSPKGDPPGFVKVLDPTTLVVPERGGNNRMDGFHNILENPYAGLLFVIPGRPDTLRVNGEVRIVTNGDFFDDLEIRGHRPPLALMMRVEEVFFHCPKAFMRSKTWKPQTWDPDAVPSYAELAKLLWRRGDDPTEVDAYYSAEHYEKLLYSGGTRA
- a CDS encoding cobyric acid synthase, with translation MAGLLIAGTSSDAGKSLITAALCRAFARSGLSVAPFKAQNMSNNSMVCRDGSEIGRAQYLQAQAAGVQPASVHNPVLLKPGSDRRAFVVLRGQPAGELRAGEYATGRTHLADAAFEAYAELRSSHDLVVAEGAGSPAEINLRAGDYVNMGLARRFGLPVVLVGDIDRGGVLAALYGTWALLDEDDRRLLSAFVINKFRGDESVLRPGLDEIARRTSIPCAGVVPWLDEVWIDSEDALSTGRWGRIQEDGALRVAVVRLPRTSNATDVDALAAEPGVRVVVTVDPEVCAEADLLVIPGSRATVSDLQWLRDKGIADVVRNRAAVGQPVLGICGGYQMMVETIDDTHESRVGVVPALGVLPGSVTFSADKTLGRPSGTWRDEQVEGYEIHHGVVDDDGSFPGGAARGSTYGTIWHGILECDGFRRAWLQEVAAASGSPWTPSADAEPFTVRRERMLDTLADEVSRHVDLELLLRLAKESG